From the Cryptomeria japonica chromosome 2, Sugi_1.0, whole genome shotgun sequence genome, one window contains:
- the LOC131033870 gene encoding protein FATTY ACID EXPORT 2, chloroplastic, whose protein sequence is MGYVKSGSSKSLISGGLSALVLYFVHTQLPTNPVLASSVGLGISAALLFVMGSRFKKSGKIFPAGVVSLVSLIMTGGYAHGILRSSHA, encoded by the exons ATGGGCTATGTAAAAAGTGGGAGCTCTAAATCCCTTATATCAGGAGGATTGTCAGCATTGGTGCTTTACTTTGTGCATACTCAACTTCCTACAAACCCAGTATTAGCATCGTCAGTTGGGCTTG GGATCTCAGCTGCTCTTTTGTTTGTAATGGGGTCACGTTTTAAGAAATCTGGGAAGATTTTTCCTGCAGGTGTAGTATCTTTGGTCTCTTTGATCATGACTGGTGGTTACGCTCATGGCATTCTACGCAGTTCCCATGCATAG